CCTAGTAAGCCAGACATTGCACTAGAACCACATCGCCTATATAACATTATCTCAACGTTCTTCATCTGTTTAATGTTATTCGGCATCTTAAAACTGATTGTTGCAAGCATAAGAGAGCATAAAAACTAATGCAATACGGTGATTCTACAACTTTTTGGCAATCATTAAGAATACAAGGGCGAGTGATTTATGCACTATTGATGCGTGAAATCATCACTCGCTATGGCCGTAAAAATATTGGGTTTTTATGGCTTTTTGTTGAGCCTTTATTACTAACCGCGATCATTACAATTATGTGGGGAGTAATGAAAGCCAATCGTATCTCTGATTTGAATATTATTGCTTTTACTGTGACAGGATACCCCTTAGCGATGATGTGGCGAAATACGTCAAATAAAGCAATTGGTTCAATATCTGCCAATATTGCATTGCTATATCATCGAAATGTACGTGTTTTAGACACTATTTTCACACGAATGCTACTAGAAGTTTTAGGGGCAAGTATTGCTCAAATAGTCATTATGGCAATTTTAATTATATTTAATTTAATTGATATGCCAGCGGATATTTTTTATATGCTTGTAGCCTGGATAATGATGTCTTTTTTTGCGATGGGACTTGGCTTGATTATTTGTTCTATTGCTCAATATATTGAGCCTTTTGGTAAGATATGGGGTACGCTTGCTTTTGTAATGATTCCATTATCTGGTGCTTTTTTCTTTGTCGATTCACTACCAACTGACATTCAAGAATATGCTAAATGGATTCCGATGATTTCAGGCACAGAGATGTTTAGAAAAGGCTATTTTGGAGATTCCGTCATCACGCACGAGAATATTCTCTTTTTATTCTCTTGTGATCTAGTGATGATTTTTATAGGACTTGTTATGGTCAGAAAATTTAGTGAAGGAATTGAACCTTAATGATTGAACTTCTCAATGTAAATAAAACGTATTCTACTCGCAGTGGAAAAAAGCAAGTTTTAACAGATATTAACCTAACCTTAAATAAAGGTGAAAAAATCGGTATTCTAGGAAAAAATGGTGCAGGAAAATCAACGCTTATTCGTTTAATTAGTGGCGTGGAAGCCCCTACTTCTGGCACGATAAATAGAAAAATGAGCATCTCTTGGCCGCTAGCATTTAGTGGTGCATTTCAGGGCAGCTTGACGGGTATGGATAATTTACGATTTATTTGTCGTATTTACAATGCAGATGTTGATTATGTCACAGAATTTACAAAAGAGTTTTCCGAACTAGGGGATTACCTGAATGAGCCTGTAAAAAGTTATTCATCAGGAATGAAAGCCCGCCTTGCATTTGCACTTTCACTCTCCGTAGAATTTGATTGTTATTTAATTGATGAAGTGATCGCGGTTGGGGACTCTCGTTTTTCTGCAAAATGTAAATATGAACTTTTTGAAAAAAGAAAGGATCGTTCAATTATTCTTGTTTCTCATAGCCCCTCTTCGATAAGAGCATACTGCAATAATGCAATGGTGCTTGATAAAGGTCATTTACACCATTTCAATTCTATTGATGAGGCTTATCAATATTACAATGAGAAATCATAATTTTCTCAATTTATAACAACAAATGCCCTAGCCTCTTGAGACTAGGGCATTTTCTTGTTTAAAAATAGTATTTTTAGAACTAAATTCAATTATAAAAAATTAACAATTGATAAATGGGTATAGCATTGCACAGAAAGTAGCAATTGTCCAAGCAGTCATATTTTTGATATTTTTTCCTAATAACAACCAACCAAGCATTGCTAATATGCAAAATTGCACAAGAAAATAACCGCTTACTAAAACATAATTGATAAATTGTGCTGGCAAAAGATAAAGCACAAAAGCTGTCCAAATATAATTTAATACTGCAAAAATCAGAGCCAGTTTAACCAATAGCTTTAAAAATGATTCTAAACGGCTTTTTGCAAGTACTAAATACCAACCTGAAAGCAGTATACCCAATAAAATTTGAGCAAAATTATTGCCTCTTAGCCAGTTAAAAATGGATGGCAATTCAAACCAATAAATTGCAAAATATTGAATAAATCCGACCGCTATAATACCAAACGCACAATAAATCATTGTTTGATACAAACTTTTATCTTTTGGTAATCGCCAATATATAATTGATAAAAAGACAGAAGCTAAATTTGTAATAATCGCGGGTGAATGTTTAGGGGTAAAAATAACTGCATATAAGAAATTGCCTACCGCAAAAATAATCAATAGCGTTAAAACAAAAGTAAAACGACTTCTCTGCCCTCGACAAATTTTGCCTTTCCAAAGGACAATAAAGCTAATTAAACCCAATGTAAAAAAAGAGAGTAAATAGGGTGAAATAAAAAGGCTATTTGCTGGTGCAGAATAAAAATTTAATGCCATTTCAATAAAAAGCATTAAAATTAAAGGAAGTGAGCCGTGAATGGCAATTTCGTGTTTAGGTTTTGAATCGTGATCGTGCATAATAAATAAATTTTACTAGGATTTTAAAAGGCTATTATGCCATAATGTCACAGTTTTGTGATAATCAAATGAGGTGTTTTAATGCGAATTTTACATACAATGTTCCGTGTCACGGATCTAGAACGTTCTCTGAAATTCTACACAGAAGTATTAGGTATGCGTCTATTACGCACAAGCGAAAATCAAGAATATAAATACACCCTTGCTTTTGTTGGTTACGACGATGAAGATAAAGGTGCAGTGATTGAATTAACCTATAACTGGGGTGTCAATGAATATGAACTTGGCACAGCGTACGGTCATATCGCATTAGGTGTCGATGATGTTTATGCAACCTGTGAAGCAATAAAAAAAGCGGGCGGAAAAATTACTCGAGAAGCTGGACCTGTATTAGGCGGTAATACGGTGATCGCTTTTGCTGAAGATCCTGATGGTTACAAAATTGAATTTATTGAAAACAAAAGTGCTCAAAAAGGGTTGGGTAATAGTTAAGGAGAAATGATGTATCAACAACAAATTTTAAGTGAATTGCAAGAAGCAGCTGATGTCTTAAATAAATTTATGACAGATGAAAAAAACATTCAGTTAATTCAAGAAGCCGCATTATTGATTTCAGATAGCTTTAAACAAGGCGGTAAAGTACTTTCTTGCGGGAACGGTGGCTCACACTGTGATGCTATGCACTTCGCCGAAGAATTGACAGGACGCTATCGTGAAAATCGTCCAAGTTACCCTGCAATCGCAATTTCTGATGTTAGTCATTTAAGTTGTGTCAGTAACGACTTTGGTTATGAATATGTATTCTCTCGCTATGTTGAAGGCGTAGGGCAAAAAGGCGATGTATTATTCGGTCTTTCAACTTCTGGAAATTCACAGAATATCATCAATGCAATGCAAGCGGCAAAAGCCAAAGGAATGAAAACCATTGCAATGACAGGTAAAGACGGTGGAAAAATGGCAGGAATTGCGGATGTTGAAATTCGTGTACCTCATTTCCGTTATGCCGATCGCACCCAAGAAATTCATATCAAAGTGATTCATATTTTAATGATGCTGATTGAATTTGAAATGGCAAAACAAAGCTAACAATACAATAAAAAAGGGAACATTATGTTCCCTTTTTCTTTCTA
This DNA window, taken from Phocoenobacter uteri, encodes the following:
- a CDS encoding ABC transporter permease → MQYGDSTTFWQSLRIQGRVIYALLMREIITRYGRKNIGFLWLFVEPLLLTAIITIMWGVMKANRISDLNIIAFTVTGYPLAMMWRNTSNKAIGSISANIALLYHRNVRVLDTIFTRMLLEVLGASIAQIVIMAILIIFNLIDMPADIFYMLVAWIMMSFFAMGLGLIICSIAQYIEPFGKIWGTLAFVMIPLSGAFFFVDSLPTDIQEYAKWIPMISGTEMFRKGYFGDSVITHENILFLFSCDLVMIFIGLVMVRKFSEGIEP
- a CDS encoding ABC transporter ATP-binding protein, whose product is MIELLNVNKTYSTRSGKKQVLTDINLTLNKGEKIGILGKNGAGKSTLIRLISGVEAPTSGTINRKMSISWPLAFSGAFQGSLTGMDNLRFICRIYNADVDYVTEFTKEFSELGDYLNEPVKSYSSGMKARLAFALSLSVEFDCYLIDEVIAVGDSRFSAKCKYELFEKRKDRSIILVSHSPSSIRAYCNNAMVLDKGHLHHFNSIDEAYQYYNEKS
- the gloA gene encoding lactoylglutathione lyase, producing the protein MRILHTMFRVTDLERSLKFYTEVLGMRLLRTSENQEYKYTLAFVGYDDEDKGAVIELTYNWGVNEYELGTAYGHIALGVDDVYATCEAIKKAGGKITREAGPVLGGNTVIAFAEDPDGYKIEFIENKSAQKGLGNS
- the lpcA gene encoding D-sedoheptulose 7-phosphate isomerase; amino-acid sequence: MYQQQILSELQEAADVLNKFMTDEKNIQLIQEAALLISDSFKQGGKVLSCGNGGSHCDAMHFAEELTGRYRENRPSYPAIAISDVSHLSCVSNDFGYEYVFSRYVEGVGQKGDVLFGLSTSGNSQNIINAMQAAKAKGMKTIAMTGKDGGKMAGIADVEIRVPHFRYADRTQEIHIKVIHILMMLIEFEMAKQS